A stretch of the Triplophysa dalaica isolate WHDGS20190420 chromosome 19, ASM1584641v1, whole genome shotgun sequence genome encodes the following:
- the znf346 gene encoding zinc finger protein 346 codes for MKKLVRRMSSLRMRDPSLANMAQQEPNGDISYSPTGAAEVNQMIQENSDLFSDSQCKVCSAVLISESQKLAHYQSKKHASKVRRYMSIHGDEEPFAKRFKSSEDTSEVDEADKYKACHVCNMTFSSPVVAQSHYQGKVHSKNLRLKIYGPQAPALPQPKTQVKKDEESPEQGAAEQGPAEEDPNRFCTICQASFNNPLMAQQHYVGKKHKKRLTKQKLMETYGASSTPASTPKGYPCTVCNIELNSVEQYQAHISGSKHKNNVRLKKGGNAFVSPPESFQPDYQYTASHDASEASGEWDNFSQGCV; via the exons atgaaaaagctcGTGCGGCGCATGTCGTCTCTGCGCATGCGCGATCCGTCTCTCGCAAACATGGCGCAGCAAGAGCCGAATGGAGATATTTCATATTCACCTACAGGAGCGGCCGAGG TGAACCAAATGATACAAGAGAACAGTGACTTGTTTTCTGACTCTCAGTGTAAAGTATGTAGCGCTGTCTTAATCTCCGAATCCCAGAAACTTGCACACTACCAG agCAAAAAACATGCAAGCAAAGTACGCCGATACATGAGCATACACGGCGATGAGGAGCCCTTCGCAAAACGGTTCAAGTCTTCAGAGGATACT AGTGAGGTCGATGAAGCGGACAAATACAAAGCCTGCCATGTGTGCAACATGACGTTCTCCTCCCCAGTGGTGGCACAGTCACATTACCAGGGCAAAGTTCACTCCAAGAATCTTCGCTTAAAAATCTATGGTCCACAAGCTCCAG CGTTACCTCAGCCCAAAACACAAGTGAAGAAAGACGAGGAGTCACCCGAACAGGGGGCAGCGGAGCAGGGGCCGGCGGAGGAGGACCCCAACCGCTTCTGTACAATCTGTCAAGCTTCCTTTAACAATCCGCTCATGGCTCAGCAGCACTATGTAGGcaagaaacataaaaaacgtCTGACCAAACAGAAGCTCATGGAGACCTATGGGGCATCCTCCACACCAG CCTCCACACCGAAGGGCTACCCATGCACAGTGTGCAATATTGAACTGAACTCTGTGGAGCAGTACCAGGCTCACATCAGCGGCTCTAAACACAAGAACAA TGTCAGACTTAAGAAAGGGGGAAATGCTTTTGTCAGCCCCCCTGAGAGCTTCCAGCCCGATTACCAGTATACAGCCAGTCATGATGCATCAGAAGCCTCGGGCGAGTGGGACAACTTCAGCCAGGGCTGTGTGTGA
- the uimc1 gene encoding BRCA1-A complex subunit RAP80 isoform X1 has product MPRRKRASGDGGRKPKVSRVEHTEETLVISDSDNEEEEESSASRSSRSVRWRRRECKSQVQEMTEEEMLDLAMKLSAQEASSAAQKRRQLEDNDIQKAIAESLHVSDKEGSVEASGSSAQPQQSMSNIISRLRRKLSYPKQTEVHSGRGSPVAQADGTERGRTSPLPEMPDLSQITPSPSSCCSAQVCGPPVPSQDTTPDIQPNIRDSKEDEFSQPVSLALPSPEFLKDGSFIRQPLVCVEKLSQDLIDTCTGLREQPCTQESIVCVEASQEDSSLPKSHVFTQNDLRERTDLLEDKHDALEENESDTQIPEEDLPPCQGDKCLSPKNTDPEESSSLSSRSQPSETRCEAESANEDVTVKSKTPELKQVEDQIAQDENPAADAESAQNTRSWDGFSSFMVVLLTDDEEEEDGSEEVLPPSPELHGKTSLKRIPQTQPCGSSSTLEPSKQDTQISQHSLQEDSETSNDLKSKSSNSKPLLTGVETEDHCTVSYYWGVPFCPTGQNPDDYTRVIMCQLEVYEKSLKEARRDLLRKAVWSQPVLPASERPFGPRRLKRYRPPQLSEDEDQNEEESGKENKRSEVQKERDEDKAGSQGAAVGGQSETYVVLSSPEAKDEDVQKSPFPNQDKTTAATTHLRKDQRDASDNTQIELADEEEETQNHDQFDDDETVCPETQLTDNNTPELMMTSPEQDQTRADSEVMEVDEGECAPAAEEEVMEQESVSADTAPSQTLKMECPMCSKLFCLSRIEMHAAFCDGETEDQNEEEQSQVVRRTRSRRDSNEETQYRPENRSPEMEKCFVCQGRFTSQQYQAHVELCLKKTESNTHQGDGLLSALQRTEQRPAGSDEAGPSDVSSRSSRGPADLFGEGGPDSEDTDHLTDFQQQYSSKNSQRLARKRKFKR; this is encoded by the exons ATGCCCCGCCGGAAGCGCGCGTCGGGCGACGGCGGAAGAAAACCCAAAGTCTCTCGAGTGGAGCACACTGAGGAAACACTGGTCATATCGGACTCTGACAATGAAGAG gAGGAAGAATCTTCCGCCAGTCGGTCTTCTAGGTCGGTCCGATGGAGACGGAGGGAATGCAAGTCTCAAGTACAAG AGATGACTGAAGAAGAGATGCTGGATCTGGCTATGAAACTGAGCGCTCAAGAAGCAAGCAGTGCTGCCCAGAAACGACGACAGCTGGAAGACAACGACATCCAAAAAGCTATAGCGGAAAGTCTTCATGTTTCTGATAAG GAAGGCAGTGTTGAAGCTTCCGGCTCATCTGCTCAACCTCAGCAGAGCATGTCAAATATAATATCACGTTTAAGACGAAAGCTGTCCTACCCCAAACAAACAGAGGTACACAGTGGAAGAGGGAGTCCCGTTGCTCAGGCTGATGGGACGGAGAGGGGCCGCACTAGTCCGCTGCCCGAAATGCCTGATCTGTCACAGATAACCCCTTCTCCTTCATCGTGTTGTTCAGCTCAGGTGTGTGGACCTCCTGTACCCTCTCAAGATACGACGCCAGATATACAGCCAAATATCAGAGACTCCAAAGAGGATGAGTTCTCGCAGCCTGTCTCATTGGCCCTGCCCTCACCCGAGTTTCTGAAGGACGGGAGCTTCATTCGCCAGCCATTGGTGTGTGTGGAGAAACTGAGTCAGGATCTCATCGACACCTGCACAGGCTTGAGAGAGCAACCTTGCACACAGGAGAGCATCGTCTGTGTTGAAGCATCTCAGGAGGATTCGTCGCTTCCCAAGAGCCACGTATTCACTCAGAATGATTTGAGAGAAAGAACTGATTTGCTAGAGGACAAACATGACGCTTTAGAAGAGAATGAATCCGATACTCAGATACCTGAAGAGGATTTACCACCGTGTCAAGGTGATAAATGTTTGTCTCCAAAAAACACAGATCCGGAGGAATCCTCCTCACTTTCCAGTAGATCCCAGCCGTCGGAAACGAGATGCGAAGCTGAAAGTGCCAATGAGGATGTCACTGTGAAAAGT AAAACTCCTGAGCTAAAGCAGGTGGAAGATCAGATCGCTCAGGATGAGAATCCAGCCGCTGATGCTG AAAGTGCTCAAAACACTCGTTCATGGGACGGATTTTCTAGTTTCATGGTTGTGCTTTtaactgatgatgaagaagaagaagatggaAGTGAAGAG gTTCTCCCTCCAAGCCCAGAATTACACGGCAAGACATCATTAAAAAGAATTCCTCAAACCCAACCCTGCGGCTCTTCATCTACCCTTGAACCTTCCAAACAAGACACACAGATATCCCAGCATTCCTTGCAGGAAGACTCAGAAACATCCAATGACCTCAAATCCAAATCTTCAAACTCAAAACCGCTGCTTACTGGAGTGGAGACAGAAGATCATTGCACTGTGTCATACTACTGGGGAGTGCCTTTCTGCCCCACGGGCCAAAACCCGGACGACTACACGCGCGTGATCATGTGTCAGTTGGAGGTGTATGAGAAGAGTCTGAAGGAGGCCCGGCGAGACCTGCTGCGTAAGGCCGTGTGGAGTCAGCCA GTTCTTCCCGCCTCTGAGAGGCCGTTTGGCCCGAGGAGACTGAAGCGCTACAGACCTCCTCAGCTGTCAGAGGATGAGGACCAGAACGAAGAGGAGAGCGGGAAGGAGAACAAGAGATCCGAGGTGCAGAAGGAGAGAGATGAAGACAAGGCAGGCTCACAGGGGGCTGCCGTGGGTGGACAGAGTGAAACGTATGTAGTTCTGTCTTCTCCCGAGGCTAAAGATGAAGACGTG CAAAAAAGCCCTTTTCCAAACCAGGATAAGACTACAGCAGCAACTACACATTTgag AAAGGATCAACGTGATGCATCAGATAACACTCAAATAGAGCTTGCGGATGAAGAGGAGGAGACCCAGAATCATGACCAgtttgatgatgatgagaccgtTTGTCCAG AGACGCAGTTGACTGACAACAACACACCAGAGCTCATGATGACCAGTCCAGAACAG GATCAGACTCGTGCTGACAGCGAGGTGATGGAGGTGGATGAGGGGGAATGTGCTCCTGCTGCAGAGGAGGAGGTGATGGAGCAGGAGAGTGTGTCAGCGGACACAGCACCTTCTCAAACTCTTAAGATGGAGTGTCCCATGTGCTCCAAACTCTTTTGCCTCAGCAGAATCGAGATGCACGCTGCTTTCTGTGATGGGGAGACAGAAGACCAAAACGAGGAGGAACAATCACAAG TTGTCAGAAGGACAAGATCCAGAAGAGATTCAAATGAGGAGACTCAGTACAGACCTGAGAA CAGATCACCAGAGATGgagaagtgttttgtttgtcaaGGGAGGTTTACATCCCAGCAGTACCAGGCACATGTCGAGTTGTGTTTGAAAAAGACAGAATCCAATACTCATCAG GGTGATGGTCTTCTTTCTGCTCTCCAGCGAACTGAACAGAGACCTGCTG GCAGTGATGAAGCTGGACCCTCAGATGTTTCTTCAAGGAGCAGTCG TGGCCCTGCAGACTTGTTTGGAGAAGGTGGGCCTGATTCAGAAGACACAGACCACCTTACTGATTTTCAACAACAATACTCATCCAAGAACAGCCAAAGACTcgcaagaaaaagaaaattcaaaCGATAG
- the uimc1 gene encoding BRCA1-A complex subunit RAP80 isoform X2, producing MPRRKRASGDGGRKPKVSRVEHTEETLVISDSDNEEEEESSASRSSRSVRWRRRECKSQVQEMTEEEMLDLAMKLSAQEASSAAQKRRQLEDNDIQKAIAESLHVSDKEGSVEASGSSAQPQQSMSNIISRLRRKLSYPKQTEVHSGRGSPVAQADGTERGRTSPLPEMPDLSQITPSPSSCCSAQVCGPPVPSQDTTPDIQPNIRDSKEDEFSQPVSLALPSPEFLKDGSFIRQPLVCVEKLSQDLIDTCTGLREQPCTQESIVCVEASQEDSSLPKSHVFTQNDLRERTDLLEDKHDALEENESDTQIPEEDLPPCQGDKCLSPKNTDPEESSSLSSRSQPSETRCEAESANEDVTVKSKTPELKQVEDQIAQDENPAADAESAQNTRSWDGFSSFMVVLLTDDEEEEDGSEEVLPPSPELHGKTSLKRIPQTQPCGSSSTLEPSKQDTQISQHSLQEDSETSNDLKSKSSNSKPLLTGVETEDHCTVSYYWGVPFCPTGQNPDDYTRVIMCQLEVYEKSLKEARRDLLRKAVWSQPVLPASERPFGPRRLKRYRPPQLSEDEDQNEEESGKENKRSEVQKERDEDKAGSQGAAVGGQSETYVVLSSPEAKDEDVQKSPFPNQDKTTAATTHLRKDQRDASDNTQIELADEEEETQNHDQFDDDETVCPETQLTDNNTPELMMTSPEQDQTRADSEVMEVDEGECAPAAEEEVMEQESVSADTAPSQTLKMECPMCSKLFCLSRIEMHAAFCDGETEDQNEEEQSQVVRRTRSRRDSNEETQYRPEKSPEMEKCFVCQGRFTSQQYQAHVELCLKKTESNTHQGDGLLSALQRTEQRPAGSDEAGPSDVSSRSSRGPADLFGEGGPDSEDTDHLTDFQQQYSSKNSQRLARKRKFKR from the exons ATGCCCCGCCGGAAGCGCGCGTCGGGCGACGGCGGAAGAAAACCCAAAGTCTCTCGAGTGGAGCACACTGAGGAAACACTGGTCATATCGGACTCTGACAATGAAGAG gAGGAAGAATCTTCCGCCAGTCGGTCTTCTAGGTCGGTCCGATGGAGACGGAGGGAATGCAAGTCTCAAGTACAAG AGATGACTGAAGAAGAGATGCTGGATCTGGCTATGAAACTGAGCGCTCAAGAAGCAAGCAGTGCTGCCCAGAAACGACGACAGCTGGAAGACAACGACATCCAAAAAGCTATAGCGGAAAGTCTTCATGTTTCTGATAAG GAAGGCAGTGTTGAAGCTTCCGGCTCATCTGCTCAACCTCAGCAGAGCATGTCAAATATAATATCACGTTTAAGACGAAAGCTGTCCTACCCCAAACAAACAGAGGTACACAGTGGAAGAGGGAGTCCCGTTGCTCAGGCTGATGGGACGGAGAGGGGCCGCACTAGTCCGCTGCCCGAAATGCCTGATCTGTCACAGATAACCCCTTCTCCTTCATCGTGTTGTTCAGCTCAGGTGTGTGGACCTCCTGTACCCTCTCAAGATACGACGCCAGATATACAGCCAAATATCAGAGACTCCAAAGAGGATGAGTTCTCGCAGCCTGTCTCATTGGCCCTGCCCTCACCCGAGTTTCTGAAGGACGGGAGCTTCATTCGCCAGCCATTGGTGTGTGTGGAGAAACTGAGTCAGGATCTCATCGACACCTGCACAGGCTTGAGAGAGCAACCTTGCACACAGGAGAGCATCGTCTGTGTTGAAGCATCTCAGGAGGATTCGTCGCTTCCCAAGAGCCACGTATTCACTCAGAATGATTTGAGAGAAAGAACTGATTTGCTAGAGGACAAACATGACGCTTTAGAAGAGAATGAATCCGATACTCAGATACCTGAAGAGGATTTACCACCGTGTCAAGGTGATAAATGTTTGTCTCCAAAAAACACAGATCCGGAGGAATCCTCCTCACTTTCCAGTAGATCCCAGCCGTCGGAAACGAGATGCGAAGCTGAAAGTGCCAATGAGGATGTCACTGTGAAAAGT AAAACTCCTGAGCTAAAGCAGGTGGAAGATCAGATCGCTCAGGATGAGAATCCAGCCGCTGATGCTG AAAGTGCTCAAAACACTCGTTCATGGGACGGATTTTCTAGTTTCATGGTTGTGCTTTtaactgatgatgaagaagaagaagatggaAGTGAAGAG gTTCTCCCTCCAAGCCCAGAATTACACGGCAAGACATCATTAAAAAGAATTCCTCAAACCCAACCCTGCGGCTCTTCATCTACCCTTGAACCTTCCAAACAAGACACACAGATATCCCAGCATTCCTTGCAGGAAGACTCAGAAACATCCAATGACCTCAAATCCAAATCTTCAAACTCAAAACCGCTGCTTACTGGAGTGGAGACAGAAGATCATTGCACTGTGTCATACTACTGGGGAGTGCCTTTCTGCCCCACGGGCCAAAACCCGGACGACTACACGCGCGTGATCATGTGTCAGTTGGAGGTGTATGAGAAGAGTCTGAAGGAGGCCCGGCGAGACCTGCTGCGTAAGGCCGTGTGGAGTCAGCCA GTTCTTCCCGCCTCTGAGAGGCCGTTTGGCCCGAGGAGACTGAAGCGCTACAGACCTCCTCAGCTGTCAGAGGATGAGGACCAGAACGAAGAGGAGAGCGGGAAGGAGAACAAGAGATCCGAGGTGCAGAAGGAGAGAGATGAAGACAAGGCAGGCTCACAGGGGGCTGCCGTGGGTGGACAGAGTGAAACGTATGTAGTTCTGTCTTCTCCCGAGGCTAAAGATGAAGACGTG CAAAAAAGCCCTTTTCCAAACCAGGATAAGACTACAGCAGCAACTACACATTTgag AAAGGATCAACGTGATGCATCAGATAACACTCAAATAGAGCTTGCGGATGAAGAGGAGGAGACCCAGAATCATGACCAgtttgatgatgatgagaccgtTTGTCCAG AGACGCAGTTGACTGACAACAACACACCAGAGCTCATGATGACCAGTCCAGAACAG GATCAGACTCGTGCTGACAGCGAGGTGATGGAGGTGGATGAGGGGGAATGTGCTCCTGCTGCAGAGGAGGAGGTGATGGAGCAGGAGAGTGTGTCAGCGGACACAGCACCTTCTCAAACTCTTAAGATGGAGTGTCCCATGTGCTCCAAACTCTTTTGCCTCAGCAGAATCGAGATGCACGCTGCTTTCTGTGATGGGGAGACAGAAGACCAAAACGAGGAGGAACAATCACAAG TTGTCAGAAGGACAAGATCCAGAAGAGATTCAAATGAGGAGACTCAGTACAGACCTGAGAA ATCACCAGAGATGgagaagtgttttgtttgtcaaGGGAGGTTTACATCCCAGCAGTACCAGGCACATGTCGAGTTGTGTTTGAAAAAGACAGAATCCAATACTCATCAG GGTGATGGTCTTCTTTCTGCTCTCCAGCGAACTGAACAGAGACCTGCTG GCAGTGATGAAGCTGGACCCTCAGATGTTTCTTCAAGGAGCAGTCG TGGCCCTGCAGACTTGTTTGGAGAAGGTGGGCCTGATTCAGAAGACACAGACCACCTTACTGATTTTCAACAACAATACTCATCCAAGAACAGCCAAAGACTcgcaagaaaaagaaaattcaaaCGATAG
- the uimc1 gene encoding BRCA1-A complex subunit RAP80 isoform X3 → MPRRKRASGDGGRKPKVSRVEHTEETLVISDSDNEEEEESSASRSSRSVRWRRRECKSQVQEMTEEEMLDLAMKLSAQEASSAAQKRRQLEDNDIQKAIAESLHVSDKEGSVEASGSSAQPQQSMSNIISRLRRKLSYPKQTEVHSGRGSPVAQADGTERGRTSPLPEMPDLSQITPSPSSCCSAQVCGPPVPSQDTTPDIQPNIRDSKEDEFSQPVSLALPSPEFLKDGSFIRQPLVCVEKLSQDLIDTCTGLREQPCTQESIVCVEASQEDSSLPKSHVFTQNDLRERTDLLEDKHDALEENESDTQIPEEDLPPCQGDKCLSPKNTDPEESSSLSSRSQPSETRCEAESANEDVTVKSKTPELKQVEDQIAQDENPAADAESAQNTRSWDGFSSFMVVLLTDDEEEEDGSEEVLPPSPELHGKTSLKRIPQTQPCGSSSTLEPSKQDTQISQHSLQEDSETSNDLKSKSSNSKPLLTGVETEDHCTVSYYWGVPFCPTGQNPDDYTRVIMCQLEVYEKSLKEARRDLLRKAVWSQPVLPASERPFGPRRLKRYRPPQLSEDEDQNEEESGKENKRSEVQKERDEDKAGSQGAAVGGQSETYVVLSSPEAKDEDVQKSPFPNQDKTTAATTHLRKDQRDASDNTQIELADEEEETQNHDQFDDDETVCPETQLTDNNTPELMMTSPEQDQTRADSEVMEVDEGECAPAAEEEVMEQESVSADTAPSQTLKMECPMCSKLFCLSRIEMHAAFCDGETEDQNEEEQSQVVRRTRSRRDSNEETQYRPEK, encoded by the exons ATGCCCCGCCGGAAGCGCGCGTCGGGCGACGGCGGAAGAAAACCCAAAGTCTCTCGAGTGGAGCACACTGAGGAAACACTGGTCATATCGGACTCTGACAATGAAGAG gAGGAAGAATCTTCCGCCAGTCGGTCTTCTAGGTCGGTCCGATGGAGACGGAGGGAATGCAAGTCTCAAGTACAAG AGATGACTGAAGAAGAGATGCTGGATCTGGCTATGAAACTGAGCGCTCAAGAAGCAAGCAGTGCTGCCCAGAAACGACGACAGCTGGAAGACAACGACATCCAAAAAGCTATAGCGGAAAGTCTTCATGTTTCTGATAAG GAAGGCAGTGTTGAAGCTTCCGGCTCATCTGCTCAACCTCAGCAGAGCATGTCAAATATAATATCACGTTTAAGACGAAAGCTGTCCTACCCCAAACAAACAGAGGTACACAGTGGAAGAGGGAGTCCCGTTGCTCAGGCTGATGGGACGGAGAGGGGCCGCACTAGTCCGCTGCCCGAAATGCCTGATCTGTCACAGATAACCCCTTCTCCTTCATCGTGTTGTTCAGCTCAGGTGTGTGGACCTCCTGTACCCTCTCAAGATACGACGCCAGATATACAGCCAAATATCAGAGACTCCAAAGAGGATGAGTTCTCGCAGCCTGTCTCATTGGCCCTGCCCTCACCCGAGTTTCTGAAGGACGGGAGCTTCATTCGCCAGCCATTGGTGTGTGTGGAGAAACTGAGTCAGGATCTCATCGACACCTGCACAGGCTTGAGAGAGCAACCTTGCACACAGGAGAGCATCGTCTGTGTTGAAGCATCTCAGGAGGATTCGTCGCTTCCCAAGAGCCACGTATTCACTCAGAATGATTTGAGAGAAAGAACTGATTTGCTAGAGGACAAACATGACGCTTTAGAAGAGAATGAATCCGATACTCAGATACCTGAAGAGGATTTACCACCGTGTCAAGGTGATAAATGTTTGTCTCCAAAAAACACAGATCCGGAGGAATCCTCCTCACTTTCCAGTAGATCCCAGCCGTCGGAAACGAGATGCGAAGCTGAAAGTGCCAATGAGGATGTCACTGTGAAAAGT AAAACTCCTGAGCTAAAGCAGGTGGAAGATCAGATCGCTCAGGATGAGAATCCAGCCGCTGATGCTG AAAGTGCTCAAAACACTCGTTCATGGGACGGATTTTCTAGTTTCATGGTTGTGCTTTtaactgatgatgaagaagaagaagatggaAGTGAAGAG gTTCTCCCTCCAAGCCCAGAATTACACGGCAAGACATCATTAAAAAGAATTCCTCAAACCCAACCCTGCGGCTCTTCATCTACCCTTGAACCTTCCAAACAAGACACACAGATATCCCAGCATTCCTTGCAGGAAGACTCAGAAACATCCAATGACCTCAAATCCAAATCTTCAAACTCAAAACCGCTGCTTACTGGAGTGGAGACAGAAGATCATTGCACTGTGTCATACTACTGGGGAGTGCCTTTCTGCCCCACGGGCCAAAACCCGGACGACTACACGCGCGTGATCATGTGTCAGTTGGAGGTGTATGAGAAGAGTCTGAAGGAGGCCCGGCGAGACCTGCTGCGTAAGGCCGTGTGGAGTCAGCCA GTTCTTCCCGCCTCTGAGAGGCCGTTTGGCCCGAGGAGACTGAAGCGCTACAGACCTCCTCAGCTGTCAGAGGATGAGGACCAGAACGAAGAGGAGAGCGGGAAGGAGAACAAGAGATCCGAGGTGCAGAAGGAGAGAGATGAAGACAAGGCAGGCTCACAGGGGGCTGCCGTGGGTGGACAGAGTGAAACGTATGTAGTTCTGTCTTCTCCCGAGGCTAAAGATGAAGACGTG CAAAAAAGCCCTTTTCCAAACCAGGATAAGACTACAGCAGCAACTACACATTTgag AAAGGATCAACGTGATGCATCAGATAACACTCAAATAGAGCTTGCGGATGAAGAGGAGGAGACCCAGAATCATGACCAgtttgatgatgatgagaccgtTTGTCCAG AGACGCAGTTGACTGACAACAACACACCAGAGCTCATGATGACCAGTCCAGAACAG GATCAGACTCGTGCTGACAGCGAGGTGATGGAGGTGGATGAGGGGGAATGTGCTCCTGCTGCAGAGGAGGAGGTGATGGAGCAGGAGAGTGTGTCAGCGGACACAGCACCTTCTCAAACTCTTAAGATGGAGTGTCCCATGTGCTCCAAACTCTTTTGCCTCAGCAGAATCGAGATGCACGCTGCTTTCTGTGATGGGGAGACAGAAGACCAAAACGAGGAGGAACAATCACAAG TTGTCAGAAGGACAAGATCCAGAAGAGATTCAAATGAGGAGACTCAGTACAGACCTGAGAAGTAG